Proteins encoded in a region of the Saccharothrix ecbatanensis genome:
- a CDS encoding SDR family NAD(P)-dependent oxidoreductase — MTDFTGLRAVVTGGGSGIGLATAMLLARRGAAVACLDLNPGDVPDPLLGIVADVSDAESVTAAVDRAADHLGGLDVLVNNAGIGAQGTVETNPDEEWHRVFDVNVLGVVRTARAALPHLRLSPCPAIVNTCSIAATAGLPNRALYSATKGAVLSLTLAMAADHVREGIRVNCVNPGTVDTPWVRRLLAAAADPEAEEAALRARQPTGRLVTADEVAAAIVHLAGPDSLSTTGTALAVDGGMHGLRLRPQP; from the coding sequence ATGACCGACTTCACCGGACTCCGCGCCGTGGTCACCGGCGGTGGATCGGGCATCGGCCTGGCCACCGCGATGCTGCTGGCCCGTCGCGGCGCGGCGGTCGCCTGCCTCGACCTGAACCCGGGGGACGTTCCCGACCCCCTGCTCGGCATCGTGGCGGACGTGAGCGACGCCGAATCGGTCACCGCCGCCGTCGACCGGGCCGCCGACCACCTCGGCGGGCTGGACGTGCTGGTCAACAACGCGGGCATCGGCGCGCAGGGCACCGTCGAGACCAACCCGGACGAGGAGTGGCACCGGGTGTTCGACGTCAACGTGCTCGGCGTCGTCCGCACCGCTCGGGCCGCGCTGCCGCACCTTCGGCTGTCGCCCTGTCCCGCGATCGTCAACACGTGCTCGATCGCCGCCACCGCGGGGCTGCCGAACCGCGCGCTCTACAGCGCGACCAAGGGTGCGGTGCTGTCGCTGACCCTCGCCATGGCCGCCGACCACGTCCGGGAAGGCATCCGGGTCAACTGCGTCAACCCCGGCACGGTCGACACGCCCTGGGTGCGGAGGCTGCTCGCCGCGGCCGCCGACCCGGAGGCGGAGGAGGCCGCTCTGCGCGCCCGCCAGCCAACCGGCCGGTTGGTGACCGCCGACGAGGTCGCCGCCGCCATCGTCCACCTCGCCGGACCGGATTCGCTGTCCACCACGGGAACCGCGCTCGCCGTCGACGGCGGCATGCACGGCCTCCGGCTGCGTCCCCAACCCTGA
- a CDS encoding L-fuconate dehydratase: MRPTITGLTTHDLRFPTSLELDGSDAMNPDPDYSAAYVVITTDAPDGLEGHGFAFTIGRGNDVQAVAIDALKHYVVGRDLESTMDGMGQVYREMVYDSQLRWLGPEKGIMHMAISAVVNALWDLKAKRAGKPLWLLLAELSPEQIVELVDFRYLTDAMTPAEALDILVRAEPGRAARRDELVNNGYPAYTTSPGWLGYDDAKLRRLCREAVADGFTQIKLKVGADIGDDIRRMRIARGTVGPDIRIAIDANQRWDVGTAIEWVRELAPFAPWWVEEPTSPDDVLGHAAIAEAIAPIGVATGEHVQNRVMFKQFLQARALSYLQIDAARVAGVNENIAILLLAAKFGVPVCPHAGGVGLCELVQHLSMFDYVAVSGSMENRVIEYVDHLHEHFVDPVRIVGGRYAAPSEPGFSAAMHPDTITRFTYPTGPVWSAADRRSAS; encoded by the coding sequence ATGAGGCCGACGATCACCGGGCTGACGACGCACGACCTCCGGTTCCCGACCTCGCTCGAGCTGGACGGTTCCGACGCGATGAACCCGGACCCGGACTACTCCGCCGCCTACGTCGTGATCACGACCGACGCCCCGGACGGCTTGGAGGGCCACGGTTTCGCGTTCACCATCGGCCGGGGCAACGACGTGCAGGCCGTGGCCATCGACGCGTTGAAGCACTACGTGGTGGGCCGCGACCTGGAGTCCACTATGGACGGCATGGGCCAGGTGTACCGCGAGATGGTGTACGACTCGCAGTTGCGCTGGCTGGGACCGGAGAAGGGGATCATGCACATGGCGATCTCCGCGGTGGTGAACGCCCTCTGGGATCTGAAGGCCAAGCGCGCGGGCAAACCGCTGTGGCTGCTGCTGGCGGAACTGAGCCCGGAGCAGATCGTCGAGCTGGTCGACTTCCGCTACCTCACCGACGCGATGACCCCCGCCGAGGCGCTCGACATCCTGGTCCGCGCCGAGCCCGGCCGGGCCGCGCGCCGGGATGAGCTGGTGAACAACGGGTACCCGGCCTACACCACGTCGCCCGGGTGGCTCGGTTACGACGACGCCAAGCTGCGCAGGCTGTGCCGGGAAGCGGTCGCGGACGGGTTCACCCAGATCAAGCTCAAGGTCGGGGCCGACATCGGCGACGACATCCGCCGCATGCGGATCGCCCGCGGCACCGTCGGCCCGGACATCCGCATCGCCATCGACGCCAACCAGCGCTGGGACGTGGGCACCGCGATCGAGTGGGTGCGTGAGCTGGCGCCGTTCGCACCGTGGTGGGTCGAGGAGCCGACCAGCCCGGACGACGTGCTCGGCCACGCCGCCATCGCCGAGGCGATCGCGCCCATCGGCGTGGCCACCGGCGAGCACGTGCAGAACCGCGTGATGTTCAAGCAGTTCCTGCAAGCGCGTGCGCTCTCGTACTTGCAGATCGACGCCGCGCGCGTGGCGGGTGTCAACGAGAACATCGCGATCCTGTTGCTGGCGGCCAAGTTCGGCGTGCCCGTGTGCCCGCACGCGGGCGGGGTCGGCCTTTGCGAACTGGTGCAGCACCTGTCGATGTTCGACTACGTGGCCGTGTCCGGGTCGATGGAGAACCGGGTGATCGAGTACGTCGACCACCTGCACGAGCACTTCGTGGACCCAGTGCGGATCGTCGGCGGGCGCTACGCCGCGCCGTCCGAGCCGGGTTTCAGCGCGGCCATGCACCCCGACACCATCACCCGCTTCACCTACCCGACCGGTCCGGTGTGGTCGGCGGCCGACCGGCGGAGCGCGTCATGA
- a CDS encoding ABC transporter permease encodes MTSTAPVTSTAGDTPPKQTVPRPTNRLRLARLRDLALIPPIIALLVYGYTLKPDLFLTKAYLVDTVLKYQSELALIVLAEALVLIVGKFDLSLESIVGIAPAIAVFMVVGNTDFLGAPWPTWTVLPVALLFGALIGAFNGLLIVRFKLSAFIVTLAMLIALRGLQLAIVGGATMSNLANQVPVVDYLGSLRVLTLPISIWIVIVCFGLGIVVLGYTRVGRSLYAVGGNPAAARAAGIRVERVIWITLVVAGVLAAFAGLMLSARLGSVAANQGSGMIFTVFAAAVIGGISLDGGKGSLFGALTGVVLLGLIQNVLTLAQVKADQIQAVNGLVILVALVLARLTSGKAQD; translated from the coding sequence ATGACTAGCACGGCGCCCGTTACGTCGACGGCAGGCGACACGCCGCCCAAGCAGACCGTGCCGCGTCCCACGAACCGGCTGCGGCTGGCCCGGCTGCGCGACCTGGCGCTCATCCCGCCGATCATCGCTCTGCTCGTCTACGGGTACACGCTCAAGCCGGATCTGTTCCTCACCAAGGCTTATCTGGTCGACACGGTGCTGAAGTACCAGTCCGAACTGGCGCTGATCGTGCTCGCCGAGGCGCTCGTGCTCATCGTCGGCAAGTTCGACCTGTCGCTGGAGTCGATCGTCGGCATCGCACCGGCCATCGCCGTGTTCATGGTGGTGGGCAACACCGACTTCCTCGGCGCGCCGTGGCCCACGTGGACGGTGCTGCCGGTGGCCCTGCTGTTCGGCGCGCTCATCGGGGCGTTCAACGGGCTGCTCATCGTGCGGTTCAAGCTCTCAGCGTTCATCGTCACGCTCGCCATGCTCATCGCGCTGCGCGGGCTCCAACTGGCGATCGTCGGCGGCGCGACCATGTCGAACCTGGCCAACCAGGTGCCGGTCGTCGACTACCTGGGCAGCTTGCGCGTGCTCACCCTGCCGATCTCGATCTGGATCGTCATCGTGTGCTTCGGCCTGGGGATCGTGGTGCTCGGCTACACCCGGGTCGGCCGCTCCCTCTACGCCGTCGGCGGCAACCCGGCCGCCGCGCGTGCCGCGGGCATCCGCGTCGAACGGGTCATCTGGATCACGCTCGTCGTGGCGGGTGTGCTGGCGGCGTTCGCGGGCCTGATGCTCTCCGCCCGGCTCGGCTCGGTGGCGGCCAACCAGGGCAGCGGCATGATCTTCACGGTGTTCGCCGCCGCGGTCATCGGCGGCATCAGCCTCGACGGCGGCAAGGGCTCGCTGTTCGGCGCCCTCACCGGTGTGGTGCTGCTGGGGCTCATCCAGAACGTGCTCACCCTGGCCCAGGTCAAGGCGGACCAGATCCAGGCGGTCAACGGGCTGGTCATCCTGGTCGCCCTCGTCCTGGCCAGGCTCACCAGCGGAAAAGCACAGGATTAG
- a CDS encoding sugar ABC transporter ATP-binding protein, translating to MDGQESVPVVEATGIAKRFGPTVALADGNLAVLPGETHALVGRNGAGKSTLVGVVTGLLRPDAGEVRFGGEPAPPPGDRAAWRRRVACVYQHPSVVKELSVAENIFLHRQPRGRFGLISPSRMRRDAAELLESWSVPVAPELPAGELTVEQRQLVEIASALSLGARFVILDEPTAQLEARAIARLFDRLRALQDQGVTFLFISHHLPEIYEICQRVTVFRDARHIVTDTVAALDRDRLVTAMIGDARGLVQVGADRPPVAADAEPVLELSGFAVPGAVEGVDLTVHRGEIVGVAGSAASGKRQLAEALAGLRPRQGTVSVAGRPVASGTVRAALDGGIGYLPGDRNVDGFVGGLSVAENATMTIAGRLGPAGLVLPARRDAAARRMIAELDVHTAGPHQPVGELSGGNAQKVVMARALAGNPEVLVLVQPTAGVDVRSKESLLGAVDEQTRTRRGALLVSDELEDLRVCDRVVVMVAGRIVSEHPRGWDEGSLVAEIEGIGGQHD from the coding sequence ATGGATGGTCAGGAGAGCGTGCCGGTCGTCGAGGCGACCGGCATCGCCAAGCGATTCGGGCCGACCGTGGCCCTCGCCGACGGGAACCTGGCGGTCCTCCCCGGCGAGACGCACGCCCTGGTCGGCCGCAACGGCGCGGGCAAGTCCACGCTGGTGGGAGTCGTGACCGGGCTGCTGCGCCCGGACGCGGGCGAAGTGCGGTTCGGCGGTGAGCCCGCACCGCCGCCCGGTGACCGCGCCGCGTGGCGACGGCGGGTGGCGTGCGTCTACCAGCACCCCTCGGTGGTCAAGGAACTGTCGGTGGCGGAGAACATCTTCCTCCACCGCCAACCCCGCGGCCGGTTCGGTCTCATCTCACCGTCGCGCATGCGGCGGGACGCGGCCGAGCTGCTGGAGTCCTGGTCGGTGCCGGTGGCGCCGGAACTGCCCGCCGGCGAGCTGACCGTGGAACAGCGGCAGCTCGTGGAGATCGCCAGTGCGCTGTCGCTGGGCGCCAGGTTCGTCATCCTCGACGAGCCGACCGCCCAGCTGGAGGCACGTGCCATCGCCCGGTTGTTCGACCGGCTGCGTGCACTCCAGGACCAGGGCGTGACCTTCCTGTTCATCTCCCACCACCTGCCCGAGATCTACGAGATCTGCCAGCGGGTGACGGTGTTCCGCGACGCACGCCACATCGTCACCGACACCGTCGCCGCCCTGGACCGGGACCGGCTGGTCACGGCGATGATCGGCGACGCCAGGGGTCTCGTGCAGGTCGGCGCCGACCGGCCGCCGGTGGCCGCCGACGCCGAGCCGGTGCTGGAGCTGTCCGGGTTCGCGGTGCCCGGAGCCGTCGAAGGCGTCGACCTCACCGTGCACCGCGGTGAGATCGTCGGTGTCGCGGGATCGGCGGCAAGCGGCAAGCGGCAGCTCGCCGAGGCACTGGCCGGATTGCGGCCCAGGCAGGGCACCGTGTCGGTGGCGGGCCGGCCGGTGGCGTCGGGCACCGTCCGCGCCGCGTTGGACGGCGGTATCGGGTACCTGCCCGGTGACCGCAACGTGGACGGTTTCGTCGGCGGGCTCTCCGTGGCGGAGAACGCCACCATGACCATCGCGGGCCGTCTCGGACCCGCCGGCCTGGTGCTCCCGGCACGGCGTGACGCGGCGGCCCGGCGGATGATCGCCGAGCTGGACGTGCACACCGCGGGCCCGCACCAGCCCGTCGGCGAGCTGTCCGGCGGCAACGCGCAGAAGGTCGTGATGGCGCGCGCCCTGGCCGGCAACCCCGAGGTGCTGGTGCTGGTGCAGCCCACCGCCGGAGTGGACGTGCGCTCCAAGGAGTCGCTGCTCGGCGCGGTGGACGAGCAGACCCGCACCCGTCGCGGCGCGCTGCTGGTGTCGGACGAACTGGAGGATTTGAGGGTGTGCGACCGGGTCGTGGTGATGGTGGCGGGCCGGATCGTGTCCGAGCACCCGCGTGGTTGGGACGAGGGCAGCCTCGTGGCGGAGATCGAAGGAATCGGTGGACAGCATGACTAG
- a CDS encoding aldo/keto reductase, with protein sequence MQEIPRRPLGTTGVTVTELGFGAAPIGNLYRARPDDVAHAVIDAAWEDGVRYFDTAPHYGLGLSERRLGAALASKPREDYVISTKVGRLLVPNPAPTGSDLDQGGFDVPDDVTRVLDYSADGVRRSIEASLERLGVDRIDIVLIHDPDDHVDQALTEAVPALVALREQGVISAVGLGMNQWEAPLRAVQETDIDVVMVAGRWTLVDRTAQPLLDACAERGVSILAAAPFNSGLLARPWPPDDAHFNYGPAPDHVLKTARAWAEACERHGTTLPHAAMAFPLRHPAVASVVTGLGTVDHVHAAAQWLRKPVPEDVWSSR encoded by the coding sequence TTGCAGGAAATTCCTCGGCGTCCACTCGGGACGACCGGCGTCACCGTGACCGAACTGGGGTTCGGAGCCGCCCCGATCGGCAACCTCTACCGCGCTCGACCGGACGACGTGGCCCACGCGGTCATCGACGCGGCCTGGGAGGACGGGGTGCGGTACTTCGACACCGCGCCCCACTACGGACTGGGACTGTCCGAACGACGCCTCGGCGCCGCGTTGGCGAGCAAGCCGCGCGAGGACTACGTCATCTCCACCAAGGTCGGACGACTGCTCGTGCCGAACCCCGCACCGACGGGCTCCGACCTCGATCAGGGTGGGTTCGACGTCCCCGACGACGTCACGCGCGTCCTCGACTACAGCGCCGACGGCGTGCGGCGCAGCATCGAGGCCAGCCTTGAGCGGCTGGGGGTGGACCGGATCGACATCGTGCTCATCCACGACCCCGACGACCACGTCGACCAGGCGCTGACCGAGGCCGTGCCCGCACTCGTCGCGCTGCGCGAGCAGGGAGTGATCAGCGCGGTCGGGCTGGGGATGAACCAGTGGGAGGCGCCGTTGCGGGCGGTCCAGGAGACCGACATCGACGTCGTCATGGTGGCCGGCCGCTGGACCCTCGTGGACCGCACCGCGCAACCCCTCCTCGACGCGTGCGCCGAGCGCGGGGTCTCCATCCTGGCAGCGGCGCCGTTCAACTCAGGCCTCCTGGCCCGCCCCTGGCCGCCGGACGACGCCCACTTCAACTACGGACCCGCACCGGACCACGTGCTCAAAACCGCGCGAGCATGGGCGGAAGCCTGCGAACGGCACGGAACCACACTGCCGCACGCCGCTATGGCGTTCCCGCTACGTCACCCGGCCGTCGCGTCCGTGGTCACCGGCCTCGGCACCGTCGACCACGTCCACGCCGCCGCGCAGTGGCTCCGGAAGCCGGTGCCGGAGGACGTGTGGAGCAGCCGATGA
- a CDS encoding sugar ABC transporter substrate-binding protein, producing the protein MKIPSRALALVAASSLALTACSMDSTGSTPSGSAGVGAVGVDLPRADSDFWNAYARYIPEKATEAGVELATTTNSQNNIQTLISNVDSMVTQGAKAVVMAPQDTGAIGPKLDELAGKGIPVISVDTRPDNGKVYMVVRADNRAYGTKACEFLGEKLGGKGKVVEFQGSLSSINGRDRSEAFKECMDTKFPDITVFEEPTDWEGSKAQAALETRLATDPDIKGVYMQAGGVFLDPTLQLLKQRGLLVPPSDPRHIFIVSNDGIPQELDAIRKGEIDATVSQPADTYAGIALHWAKQAMSGTTPKEGPTEHGSNVIALPNGFEDQLPAPLVTKDNVDDPALWGNSANS; encoded by the coding sequence ATGAAGATCCCCTCCCGGGCACTCGCCCTCGTCGCGGCCTCCTCCCTGGCGCTGACCGCGTGCAGCATGGACTCGACCGGTTCCACCCCGTCGGGGAGCGCGGGCGTCGGAGCCGTCGGCGTCGACCTGCCGCGCGCCGACTCCGACTTCTGGAACGCCTACGCGCGTTACATCCCGGAGAAGGCCACCGAGGCAGGCGTCGAACTGGCCACGACCACCAACTCGCAGAACAACATCCAGACGTTGATCTCCAACGTGGACAGCATGGTCACGCAGGGCGCCAAGGCCGTCGTCATGGCGCCGCAGGACACCGGTGCCATCGGCCCGAAGCTGGACGAGTTGGCCGGCAAGGGCATCCCGGTGATCAGCGTCGACACCAGGCCGGACAACGGCAAGGTCTACATGGTGGTGCGCGCCGACAACCGCGCCTACGGCACCAAGGCCTGCGAGTTCCTCGGCGAGAAGCTCGGCGGCAAGGGCAAGGTCGTCGAGTTCCAGGGCTCCCTGTCCTCGATCAACGGCCGCGACCGCTCCGAGGCGTTCAAGGAGTGCATGGACACCAAGTTCCCGGACATCACGGTGTTCGAGGAGCCCACCGACTGGGAGGGCAGCAAGGCCCAGGCCGCGCTGGAGACCCGGCTGGCCACCGACCCCGACATCAAGGGCGTCTACATGCAGGCGGGCGGCGTCTTCCTCGACCCGACCCTGCAACTGCTCAAGCAGCGTGGCCTGCTGGTGCCGCCGAGCGACCCCAGGCACATCTTCATCGTCTCCAACGACGGCATCCCGCAGGAGCTGGACGCCATCCGCAAGGGCGAGATCGACGCCACCGTCTCGCAGCCCGCCGACACCTACGCCGGGATCGCGTTGCACTGGGCGAAGCAGGCCATGTCCGGGACCACCCCGAAGGAAGGTCCGACCGAGCACGGCAGCAACGTCATCGCGCTGCCCAACGGCTTCGAGGACCAGCTGCCCGCACCGCTGGTCACCAAGGACAACGTGGACGACCCCGCGCTGTGGGGAAACAGCGCCAACTCCTGA
- a CDS encoding fumarylacetoacetate hydrolase family protein, which yields MILLRVGAVGAERPAVLDESGAVRDVSGVVSDIDGGLFAGDGLDRIRTALAGGALPVVDPGERIGPPVARPGKVVCIGLNYSDHAAETGAPLPAEPVVFFKAPNTVVGPNDRVLVPRASVKTDWEVELAVVIGRTARYLESHAEAMACVAGYAISNDVSEREFQLERGGQWDKGKSCETFNPLGPWLVTADEVPDPQALGLRLWVNGTPRQNGKTSDMVFGVAEIVRYLSQFMVLEPGDVINTGTPAGVALGLPDPKPYLREGDVVEVEIDGLGKQRQEVGQA from the coding sequence GTGATTTTGCTTCGAGTGGGAGCGGTGGGTGCCGAGCGTCCGGCGGTGCTGGACGAGAGCGGGGCGGTACGGGACGTCTCCGGGGTGGTGTCCGACATCGACGGCGGGCTGTTCGCCGGTGACGGCCTGGACCGGATCCGGACGGCTCTGGCCGGCGGCGCGCTCCCGGTGGTCGACCCCGGGGAGCGGATCGGGCCGCCGGTCGCCCGTCCGGGCAAGGTCGTCTGCATCGGCCTGAACTACTCCGACCACGCCGCCGAGACCGGTGCGCCGCTGCCCGCGGAACCGGTCGTGTTCTTCAAGGCGCCCAACACGGTGGTCGGGCCGAACGACCGGGTGCTCGTGCCGAGGGCGAGCGTCAAGACCGACTGGGAAGTCGAGCTGGCGGTCGTCATCGGCCGCACCGCCCGTTACCTGGAGAGCCACGCCGAGGCGATGGCGTGCGTCGCGGGTTACGCGATCTCCAACGACGTGTCGGAGCGCGAGTTCCAGCTCGAACGCGGCGGGCAGTGGGACAAGGGCAAGTCCTGCGAGACTTTCAACCCGCTGGGGCCGTGGCTGGTGACGGCCGACGAGGTCCCCGACCCGCAGGCCCTGGGGCTGCGGCTGTGGGTCAACGGCACGCCCCGCCAGAACGGCAAGACCTCCGACATGGTCTTCGGCGTCGCCGAGATCGTCCGCTACCTGTCGCAGTTCATGGTCCTGGAGCCCGGTGACGTGATCAACACCGGCACACCGGCGGGCGTCGCCCTCGGCCTGCCGGACCCGAAGCCGTACCTGCGGGAGGGTGACGTGGTCGAGGTCGAGATCGACGGTCTCGGCAAGCAGCGGCAGGAGGTGGGGCAGGCATGA